The Pristiophorus japonicus isolate sPriJap1 chromosome 8, sPriJap1.hap1, whole genome shotgun sequence genomic sequence tttagaggggatttggggggtggggggggcttctttacacagagttgtggggatctggaactcactgcctggaagagtggtggatgcagaaaccctcaccacttttaaaagctgGTTGGATGGGCACATAAAGTGCAATAACttgcaggattacagacctagagatggtaattgggatttgactggatgatcttttgttggacagtgcagatataatggtaaatactgcagggaatagaatacagccagggtgatctcctggactaattttgatcgcctggatgggttggagaggaatttttccagattgtttttctccctaaattggcctgggtttttatggtTTTTgcacctcccaggagatcacatggctccggttggggtggagtgtagaatgtttcagtataaggggtgtcgcagttgtgtgaggtggactggttgggctgggtgctctttgccttttcgtcattgttcatgggtttatatgtaacctttagggctgctgaccgagggccgtgtggctctttgtcggctggcatgggccAAAAtggggcctcctgtgctgtaaatttctaatttTGTATGttaacatacaaaattctttcaggGCTTAGCCagggagatgcagggaggatgttttcccttgctAGGTACtctagaaccaggggttgcagTCTCTGAATAAAGGGTGGCCATTTAAGActaatgagaaatttcttcactcagagggtggtgagtctttggaattctttaccccagtgggctgtggaagctcagtcattgagtatattcaagacagagatcgattagatttttgtatattaagggatatggggataatgcaggaaagtggagttgaggtagatcagccatgatcgtattgaatggcggagcaggctcaaggggctgaatggcctactcctgttcctattatatttttaagttcttaaattggatagctctttcaaagagctggcacaggtgtgatgggccaaacggtctctttctgtgttgtaagattctgtAATTTTATGATTTAGCGTACAGGTAGtcttgtgttgtagcttcaccaggttggcacctcagtttgaggtatgtctggtgctgctcctgggagTCCTCTTCTATACTCATTAAACCAGGGTGGTAATAGTAGAgtaagggatatgctgggccatgaagttagattgtggtggaatataattctgctgctgctggcccATACCTCCTCATGGATGTCCAGATTTGAGTTGCTAGATTTGATCTGATTCTATCCCATTTAGCAAGGTGGTAGTATCACATAACAGGAAGGGTGTCCTCTGTGATTTATACAAGTTGCAGGTTGgactgcatagaatcatagaatgttacagtataggaggccatttagcatatcgtgcctgtgccaactctttggggaaagagcagggaattgAGTCTAATTGTAAATCTTTTGcatagcccagcaaatgtttccccttcaagtatttatccaattccattttcaaagttattattgaatctgctttcaccacccttttggGCAGTATGTTCCCAATCATAACTGCGTAACATTActcttcctcatgtcgcctctggctcatttaccaattaccttaaatctatgtgcTCCGTTTACTGACCCTccttccactggaaacagtttctttacTCTTAACACAACCATTCATGATTTTTAATAccgatcaaatcttctcttaaccttctgaGCTCTAAGGTGAAAAACTCCAGTTTGTCTAGTCCCTCCACGTAAATTAAGTATTTCATCCTTGATActattcgagtaaatctcctctgtgccctctcgacATCTTTTTctatagtgtggtgcccagaattggccataattctccaactggggcctaaccagtgtgttagaaaggtttagcataacatccttgcatTTGTACACTATGCCCCTATATATAAAGCCAAGCATCCTGTAAACTTTAACAGCCTTCtccacttgtcctgccaccttcgaaGACTTGTGTATGAACACCCCCAGGATtctctgttcctacaccccctttaaaattggaccatttagtttatattgcttctcctcattcttcctactaaaactaatcacttcacacttccgtgtgttaaatttcatctgctatgagTTTGCCTATTTCACCAGCTTGTCTGTCCTCAAGTCTGCTGccatcctcattgtttactacagttGTTCCAAAACTGacacctgggggacaccactgcatactcttagtctgaaaaacaactgttcactacCCTCTGCTTTCTGACCCTTAGCCAATGTTGTTTCCATACAGCCCTTTAATCCCACGaactttaattttgctcaccagtCTATTGTGTGGAATTTTATCTCACACTTTTTTTTTGAATGTCCATATTCACATCAACTGCACAACCTGATCcaccctctgttacttcatcaaagaacttgatcaaattagttaaacacgatttgtctttcaTACATCTGTGTTGATTTTCAATTATTAACTCAtagttttccaaatgccaattatttTCCCATTTATTGGCTTTATTCGGCTGACTGGCATGTAGATGGTGGGTTTATCTTTGTCCCTTTTTGTTTTTAAAGtgagattatttccactggttCACTCCACATGCAACAGGGAAGTGCGCTGGACACAGCATATATGCCAGCTAAGGTGCTCCCTCAACCAAGCTGCTCCAGTGCAGCCATAACCATGGCATCTACTTGTTCATGTGAAGATTCACctcttttcccctccctcccttttttctcctttcccctcttccccccccccccctttttttcacCTCCCCTTCTACCCTCCCTCCTTCCCAGCAGGCTGCAAGCTCAGACACTGTTAAACTGCGTGCAGTTGATATTATAGTTTGAACCAATGATCCCAAATCAATCTTGTATGTCAGATGCTAATAACGTGTGGATAAAATAATAATGTTCTGTCCGTTTTAGGCCGCGAGATTCTGCAGCAGCTGGACGGCCCGCGGGCGACCGTGAGAGTGTCGTGGCGaggagcgggagagcgaggggcCCACTGTGTATGAGTCGGACCGCCAGTGATGATGTGTTGATGGTCAGCCGGCAGGCGGGCAAGCACGTGATCCAAAGGGccggcgcacagcaagatcccaatccCGGCCCGCCAAGACGGAGAAGCGAGTCGTCAGAGCGCAGCGTGGGGCCGAGGGCCGAGGGGCCAGGCCGCGGAGCTGCGCATCCTTCCCGGGAGCCCAGCCGGACATCGGCCTCCGGCCAGCACAAGGCCAAGGCAGCGGGCGGCGAGGCCGGCCGGGGGAAGGAAGCGGTGCCGCTCGGCAGGGCTCCGGCGGAGCAGTGGAAGAAAGAGGCCTACAAAAGATCACTTCGAGCCAAATCACCCGGCCCGGCCGCCATGACCAACATGCAGGCCGCACACCGAGAGGCCAAGTGTTCAACAATTCTCCCCGCCAAGAGCAAGGCTTCTGCGGCTCTGGCCAGGCCCTCCAGCCCTGCACCTCCAGCCTCCCCGGCCAGGCAGCCTGCACCACCGGCCAGGACCTGGAGAAGGACTCCGCAGGCGCTCTATTACGACAACAACCAGAACCTGTTGAGTGTTTGCCAGGATTCCCACTGCCACCAGCCTTGGGACGGCCGCAGCCACGCAAACCATTGCCCCCCGAGCCCGACGTGGGAGGCCGAAGGCCCAGAGGGGACACTGCACTCAACCCGGGGATTCGACTCCCGCCATGAGCACGAGCTGTACCGCAGCTTCGAGGAGGAGTTCCTGGCCAACACAAAATTGGTCCCACCACCGCCGGCGGACCGTGGCGGGGGCACCGCCGAAATCTTTCCCGACGCCAATGCAGACCAGCCAATGCGGAAAGCCGAGCAGAAGGCGATAGACTCTGCCTACTGCTCCACAACGTCGTCCACTTCGTCCCTAAACGTGGCCAACAAACTACCCGCCCTCAGTCACCCTGGGGAAAGGCAACGGGAAGGCGCAGAGAAGATGCCACTGGGACAGTCTTGCAGTGAGGGCAATGTGGGTGAGATGCAGGAAGGATATGGTCAGGTGGACCATGTCGATGGTGTTGAATCGAACGGAGGGTCTCCAAGTGTCTGCCCCACAAGTACTGTTCGAACAACTGTGGAGAATGTCAGGGAGCCTATACTCTCGAGTCCTTTAGGTGATCACATCTACATGATGGAGCTGAATTACCACCTGCATAACGTCACCAGCCACACGGGGGCCCCAGCACCAGAGCAGGAACACCAGGGAGTCTCCCCCAGTGAAAGTTGCCCTGAAGCGGGCGATTGCAGTGCGGTGGACAGGATCAACCCCCTGAATGCGGAGGAGGATGATCCCGGCCACGGGAACAGCGAGGGCTCCTTTGTCGAGACTTCCAGCGAGTCGTCCATCAATGTCCAGCTCACTCCGCACCACAAACACGCTGTGCAAATGAGGCCCAAGAAAGGGCTGAAGAAACCTGACCGAGTGCCTTCCATGTACAAGCTCAAGCTTCGCCCCAAGATCCGACCGCGAACAGACAATCGGCCGGAAAAGCGGCCCTCGAAAATTCCCACCCCGGTCAGCTGCAGGCAAGGGCTGAAGGCCCCAAGGTCACCTCAGAATGCTCTGCAAGACAGCAGCCACTCCCGGCGGAAATTGAAACACCGAATAATCTTACACAATGAAGAACTTTATAGTTCCAGAGAGGATCTCTTGCCTTCACCCAGCTCGGATGAAAGGAAAACGCCACCTCTCCACCGAGATGACGGCTCCTGGGTTTAACCCTACACATGGATCTCTTGTGTTTACAGCTTCAAAAGTCCTATTTTTTTCCCCCTTTGCACTTTGAACCAAATTAAGCATCTCAGGTTGACTGTATTACAGGAAGCTGCCTGTTTAGAAACATTAATCTCCCGCTATATTTACTGTTTCGGCAATGGCTGAGGGCGTGTACTGGCAAAGGGGTGGTAGGAGACATGGGTCAGTCGATGGATGGGATGGCTGGAGCCTGTCTCCAATTTTCCCGCACACTGCAGGCAGAGATCATTGTTGCTATTTGATCATACTTGATTTATATTGGAGGGATTTTTTTTGACCACTTTGCCACGTTCCTCTGCCCCCAGGATTATTGACCGGTAGTTTGGCGATGAGTTCTCTGTTGGTTCCTTGGGACCCCTGAGTAGTGGGAGGTGGCACAAACTGCTTTCCAAATCTATGCCCATTGATTATTGAGCCTTGTTTAATTGAGCCCGAGTGGGTTTGAAGGTGCAACCAGTCATAACACTGATGGGGCAAAGATTCAAATTGCCCCGAATCGCAGAGAATGGATTCACATCAAATGATCAGAGTTTACATTTCAGAAAAAGTACCTCCCCGGTGGGTCCTTAGAGACACAGTGCCCTGATAACATTCCTTTCATTTTTCCCTTTTGCTGCATTTCTGAAGGGAGGGTTTTGGGGGAAAAGAGGTTTAGTAGCAGCCGCCCCCTTAAACTAACGTCTGACCAGTGGAATTTATAGTCTCACTTTCTACTTCATTAATATTAACCACACACTGTACTTAATAGTTGTGCTAAAGGGCAGTTTACTTGGTGTAAAATGAACAATCTCCAGCGGATGCAGTACTGAGTTAATTCCTTGCCCTCCAGGTTGTTTTGTGATTGCCATCTCGAGTCCCTTTCTCTGTGCTGCCAGTCTGCTGAACGGACTGGGTATTTGGCAGGACAAGAGGCGAAAGGAGGGCACTGTGTTTGGTTTCTAACAGGAGCCATTGACATTCCATGAAGTAGTGTCAAAGACTCTCATAATTTAAAGACTACTTTTCTGAAGAGCGAATTGTTGTGTTAACATGCTCGGGAAATTGCAGCTGGTTTCCCGATGGTTAATAAGTACTGACAGTTTTTTGAAAAACCCTTGCAGATTATATTAGGAACCACAAGGCTGCTCTAGGTGACATGTAAGCAATTAGACATTTTAAAGAGACACTGAAGCTGGGCGCGGCGGCATTTTATGCATTATTTGCACACTTGCACCTAAAACTTTATCAACCCATTTTCACATTGTTGTACATTGGCACCTTACAGAGCACCACTTCTGCAAATATTGGGTGAGATTATGCTGCGGAAACCCAATTGAGTTCATCAGTCTGATTCAATTGTATAATACCCATCCCGTGGATTGTGTTCTCTCGACCTCAGGAAGCTGAGGAGTCATTTTAACGGTGTTCGTTTCTGCAAAGTAATCTTCAAACACTATCCATTGCAGTCTGTTCAGCGACCCTGAATATTTGACCTCATGTAGCTCACTGCCTGTTCCGCCCTGCTGACGGCCTGCTCCTGTGTGTTGTAAAAACCATTGCGTTGTCTGCAGTTCAACTGCAAAGGGCTCGCAGTGTCACTGGCCAAGCGCTGCCATTTCAGAAACACAACTTATCAGGTTTTTTTTTTTGTTCACTTAAGCCCACAGTGATTCTTAAATCGGCGCACTACCAATCACAGCTGGCAACATCTGCACAGAATTTTCAACACTTGGGGTTTGATTTCCCAAATACAGGACACTTCAGAGTATTTACCAATCCAGTGTCCATTTAACGGGGTTTCTCGTGGGTTTAGGAGGGAGGTTTTTTTTGTAAACTTTTTTTCAAATTTATTTTCTTTCCTTTTATTGGGTGCTCCTATGATATGCGCCCCCTGTGAGGATAACTGCAGCAAGCGGGTGCCTCTTGCAAGCTCCTGTGGAAGCATCTGGTGGGTTTTCCAGAGCATCACGCCCGATATTGGGAGTTCTTGCTCTGTGTGAACCCCAGGTGTCTCCACCTCGTGTCCCAGTGAGTCTGTGCTCTGATATACCGGCCCGCAGCTGTTGAAGTTGGTCGCCTGCTCCACCCTTGAGCTGAGTCAGTGGAAAGTTTAGCTGCTATTGCAGCTGCGGGTTCCTCCTCCAACTCTGCCGCGACCGGTACAATCCCTCGACACTGTCTGCCCCAGTTGTGGTGCTTTGGGGCGGAACCGAGTGGAGTCCGGACACCAACTCAAAGGAAGGAGTTGGAGCGAGTGAGTGATGGATCTGGCCCAGAGACCTGGCTGAACAGCACTCATTAAACTCTCTCTGCCCTTTGCCCATTTAGCATGATTTTACTTCCTCGTTCGGTTTCTTTTGATTTGTGAGTTATAATAATTCAGGTCACCTAGCTGTTGAAGCCCCGACTTCTGCTGCTTACCAAAGAACTATCTATGGGGCCTGGATTGACTAAGTCTCTGGTGATATTGGATGCATTATAAAGTGTAATTGCAAACTTTAACACTACTGTATTTATTTGTGGGGTGTGCAGCTTTAATGTGCACTTATACACAACTCTGGATTTTTCTCCATCACTATTTCCCAATCCCGCTTTGCCACAAACGTTGAATTAACTATTTCCAATTGTCAGCATTTCCGCAGGGGTAGAAATGTTCTCCTGGCGCCTAAATTGAGTTCTTGATCTGTTGGATTATTAAAACACACGGGCCTTGCTTTACATTCAGCCCACGGTAAAGCAGGCCTGATTCTTGTCAGTGGGGTTTCTGGGCCATTGCCAGTTCAGTTGTACAACTCCAGACACGCATTCTTCCAATTGGAGAGTGAAGGACATTCTGGTAACTCTTGCTCTATTTATTCCACGGTTTTAATGTCTAATTTTGATTCTGTATTTGAATTACAATGTCGACGAATTATGTATGCGAAAACATCTTGCTTCACATAACGTTGTGGGAGAGATGTACTTGTCTTGAATTAACAGTTTGAATACAACCTGCACATTGATACCCATTCCAGCTAAAAGATTGGTTTTATTTGCCAGTTTAAATGATGTGTTGAGGGATATTATGTCCAATTGTTGACCCAATCGTGTTTCTGCTATTTACAGGTAAAATGTTTGCACGATGAAGTGTTTAAAAGTATACGCTGTATTAATCCAATACAAAAATGACACTTAAGGAATATTGACTAGATTGTATCAAGCCGATATTTAGGGGGTTGGTTATGGGGTGTTCTTTCCTGGCATGATGTGTGTGTATGTAGCATGCAAAAATTAATTAGCAAGTATACAGTTATTAACTATGCAATTACAGCCGAtgaaaaatgattttaaaaagctTTATCTCTTGAAAGAATAATCGACAATCAGCGCTTATTTAAACACGGATTGTAGTGAGCAGATAGTACACCGCTCAGCCGAGCATTTGAGTGGGTCGATATGTATCTATTAATCGTGGCACATTAAACCACGCCGCTAAATCCCGATGAACTCTTAACTCGTCCCCTAAGCAACACTATAGCATAATGCAAGCGGTTTTTGCAGACTGCACATTAAAACGTTAATTTGCACAGTGCTTCTCGTTTtagccattgcaaagttgaataatAAAGAAAATGTTATGCAGATATCCAGGGTTTTGCGTTTGGCCTGGATTGGAATTCCTGTGTCAGGCGAGTTAAGTGAATGAACAATGCTTTTGTTTTAAGGGAATTCAGTGTTTGAATTATTTTTGAACCATTTCGACAGCAGGACTCCGAATACAGTGCACGCGATATCCAGAAACTGCTGTCTGAACAAAGTAATAACACGTGGAATACCGTTAAAAGCTTTTATTAGGAAAAAATATTCCAGTAAGCGAGGTCTGGCGGGTCCAATTTGTCAAGCAAAAAGTTACAAATGAGCAGAATTGCGTAAAAATGGGGAATTGACTGCCTTTCCCTCACCTGCCGATCAGTTGCTACTACCAGAATTCAGCCTTTCAGACTCGCTTTCTTTGGTTCTCTgacgcatctctctctctctctctctcctttttgtatgacatgacacactcactcacattgatTCTGtgactcgcgctctctctctgacactccccctctgtgtgtgtgtgtgtgtgtgtgtgtgtgtctctctctctctgtctctgacactccccctctgtgtgtgtgtgtgtgtgtgtgtatgtctctctctctctctctctctctgacactccccctctgtgtgtgtgtctctctctctctctctctctgtggctctctcGCTCACTGACGCTCTTTCTGACAGAGATAACAATTGTTATTAGGAAACCGATCTATTCCGACTTTGAGTACAAGTGAGAAGATTGTGTTAACGATATTGGGCCAGGACTGCTCTGGGCCACTCCCTCTTCCTACGAAGGGCGGGGCAGGCTTGGCCTGTACTTGTCTGCTTTCCTTCGTCTTGTTGGGTCCCGAACAACTTTCAAATGCTCAGGAACCGGCTGAGCCGGATGGGGATGGGAAGGCAAACAACGGCTATCCGCGTACATCcatgatttgtgtgtgtgtgtgtatataatttcCATACAAATGATCAACGTCTCGAATATAAACGGGATTTGCTTGTGGCAACTTGCACAAGACACCCTCTGGACTTGAATGGAATATTTGTTCTGAATTATAATGAAATGAGATTCTCCAGCGTGTACAAGAGGAAGTTACACGAGCAACTTCACTGAGGTTATTCATGGTACAATGTGTCCGTCTTTCAACCGAAAAAGGGTTTTAATTTGAAGAAACATTAGTGACCAAAATGCTACGGCAGCCTTTAGCTCCTCGTGTAAACGTGTTATGCAGTATTTATGTAAAACATGTAAATAGGGCAGTGCACAATGCCGCAGAACGAATGCTTTGCCTTTATCCCTACCCTTGCCTTAAGGTGATACTTCTATTTAACTAATAAAGGAGTGTACGAGAGATGTAAATTATTCAGCAATTGCAATGTGTTGATCTCCCCTGTTTTGGAATGGAACTATTCTGTACCCGTTTGAAACGTGACATTCGGGATCACGTGATGTAATGGAAGAAAGGGAGCACCTTCCGAAAATTTGCAATATTTGTAAATTTAGTTTCTTTCCAAGTAACCTCACACTGAGATtgtattgttttaaaaaaaaataaagtcaaTTTTTACAGAGATACTGGATGTGGTGACTGGAGCGTTCTCAAATCTTTGAAGAGGGATACAGATAGGGATACAGATTATAACTTCTGTAATTCGGCATAAAACATACAATTGATATTTTTGAAAATAGCCCGTCAGCGCCTGTAAAGAGGAAAACAAGTTGGGATGTTTTGGGGGCATGTATCTTCATCAGAATCTTGGGGATACACCTTGCCTGCTGTGGGTGTCCAACAATTTCAATTTTTCCTTTGTTATTTTATAGTTGATCATTTTCCCCTGATGAAATGATGGAATGTGGATTCTCAAGCTCAATTGGTAATATTTGAAGGAAAATCATAGCTGAATGAGTAAATACGCCACCTTGTACAGTGTTACTGCACCTCCCAACTACCTACACTTAAAAAAGTTTCATATTTTGAAAAAGCTTTTTTGGTTCAAAAAATGCCCCCGGTCATTATTTTCCTGTCCGTATGATATCATTGGAGTATTCCATGTGCTAAAATGTTATGGTCTTGCTACATAGCCCTATTCTCCTGTACTTTTGTTATTGGTGAGCAATGAAGCTAGGTCACCAGCTCGCTTTTCTACACCCAACAAACCTGGGAGTGACATCCACAATTTAAATGTTCTTGAAATTTAGTCAGTCCTTGGATGCAGCAATGGGTCAAAAGATCAAACTTAGTTAAACCCGGCTGGTGCCTCATCTTGGCTATGCTACTGCTTGGATGGTCTCCAAAGAAAAGGGAGATGGATAAGGCATTTATGGGTGGATTTAAGAATGAGGTCTTAGTTGGAtgaaggcatagctgccaatgATGTAGTGAAGATagaccgcatgcccgacatgagactcccaaagcaagcacgctactctgaactcctacatggcaagcgaacccaaGGTGGGCAGCAGGAAcgattcaagggcaccctcaaagcctccttcataaagtacaatatccccaccagcatctgggaatccctggcccaagactgccctaagtagaggaagtgcatccagaaggcctttgagcatctcgagtcttgtcgccgagaacatacagaaaccaagcgcaggcagcggaaggagcgtgtggcataccagactccccactccccctttcctttaaccactatctgtcctacctgtgacagactctaattcctgtattggactgttcagtcacctgagaactcacttttacagtggaagcaagtcttgctcaatttttgagggactgcttatgatgaagatGCAAAAGATGCCAGAGTCTGAGGAATAGTGTTTGAGGGAATAGTAGGGCTATCAGGTTCGAAATGGGGAAACTCCAATGCTATGAGGGACTTAAACACACAGATGTAAATGTTAAATCTGAGGTGACGGGACTGAGATTATGAGATTGCATCCTAGAATGAGAAGTGTGTCCTATGAGGAGCaatttgagtagaatgggcctacattTTCTGGCATTCAGAAGAAATGAAGTGATTTCATTGAAAAGTGTTGGTGGGAACATTGGGTACTGTAGTGCCTCCAGTTAGTGCCTGGTAGGGGTACGAATGGAGTGCTGAGGCAGTAGCGCTGTGGTGAGGCAAATCCAGCGATGCATGGCAAATCCGACCCTCCACCACCCACTATAGGGCCGCTGCTACAAGACAGGCAAATCGTGACATCAGTGAGTATGCAACGCTCATTGGGCACCCGATCATCAAAATTCATTGTCTCCCCCTGCCTTAGTGCCTCACCCTGACTGACAGAGGAGAGGCCGGATCCAGGGGCGCCATTTAAAGGGATCATGGGTAATGAGTCGCAGCAGTCAGGTTAGTGCTGTTTCACTgcttccttgtcagtttgacattgtgCAACAGTTGACTTCAGTGATTTTAAAGGTTGTTTAGTCTCCTGAGTTTTGTGGCTACTAAATATTAGCGACATTTTTATTCTCAGCATATCAAAGTGCTACACTAGAATAAGGTTTTGCAACATCACtgaacctctttttttttttaaaaacactggaaggagcctgtggcaaagatgacttgcgattagactgcacctgatattgcttgGTGGTTTTAGTGTAACGCCACTCAGCTAGGCCATTAGCGCTTGATTGAGCACTCCAATTCTTTCTTTGAGCAATGAGACATAATTTTGCATGTCTGGTGctaaatctcaaacttttctaaagttaCTGCCATTTTTGGGCTATAATGAATATTTCCCCAATAAAACTTTTACAAGGCTTGACCAGGTAGATGCTGAAAGGCTtggtcccctggctggagagtccagaattaagggccattgtctcaggataaagggtcggccatttaagacagaaatgagagatttcttcactcagaattgtgaatcttttggaattctctacctgagagaGCTGTAAATTGcttagttattgagtatattcaagactgagatcaattacATTTTTGGACACGAGGGAATctagggatagggcgggaaagtggaattgaggtagaagatcagccatgatattgaatcacggagcaggctcaagggggccgtatggcctacaccttatgTTCTTGTGAGAGAGATAATGTAGCTCAGCAAGGATAGAATATATGAGCGAGCGTGACTTGGTGGCTGAGCTTAGGTAGAAATGTGGAGGACAGGAGGCTGgctgagagcattggaatagttgagtctgcagATGACTATGGCAGATGGGTTGAGGTGGGGGCAGTTGTGGGTGAtgttggaggtggaaataggaggtctttGTGATGGGATGGTTGAGTTTGGAAGCTCAGTTTGGGATTGAGTAGGACACGGagattgcgaacaatctggtttggCCTAAGATGGTGGCTGGGGACGATAGAATTAATAGCAAGTCTATGTAGTTTGTGGTAGGGGACAATGATGATGGCCTCTGTCTTAATGTCTAACTGGAGGAAACTGCAACTTAGCCAAGACTGGAGTATGATGGTCAGCAGAGGGTTTGAGAGAGGTGAAGAGGCAGTGTACATGTACAAACTGCTATGTCTGTCGATGCCACGGTCTGATTTAGATTCCCTGTTCCTCATACAACTGATCCAGAATCCCCATAAAGCAATTTTTTTCCAATCCCTGGTTTAAGTTTTTTTTTGTTCATAAATGGTTTATTTTAAAACCGAACACTTTTTTTCCAAATTTGCCTGAATCTGTTAGGGTCCAAtttttcccttttttaattttCCCCATTTGTTTGCCACTTAATTGGATTTTTCTaggtccttttttttttttaaatcagcaattgACAATTGTTTAAAATTCATTATTTATTTGGGATATTACTGAAAAATGTTTCTTCATGAAGCACAGTAAATCCAACCAGAGACACGAGGAAAGGACAGAGAATAAGGTTGGATTCAAagctattttatttttttaaattgtatatTTATTGCACAATTTTCTTTTTTCACACTAAGATCCAATGATTTAAGGAAAGCTAAAAGAGAGAGGATGATGGTTCAATATAACAAATGACCAGTTTGAACTTGTAACAAATTGTTACATCACATTGCATCTGTTTCTCTGTAGTGCCCCTTGGATGCGAATGGATGGATGCACATGTTTGCAGCCTCTACCCACACTGCTGCTCAGAAGTTCTTTAAACAGAAGTAAAATGTGCCAGTTATATCTTGCGGAGCACTCAATGTAGCCGCATTTCCACAT encodes the following:
- the gas2l1 gene encoding GAS2-like protein 1 — translated: MADQSNIQSAASKSIRPFRSSEEYLYAMKEDLAEWLNALYDLDVHVDIFMEALETGCALCQHANNVNQSALEFEHRYPEPAAKVKIPHGEVTFASRNVSAGSFVARDNVSNFIDWCRHDLAVRDALMFETDDLVLRKNEKNFVLCLLEVARRGSKFGMLAPTLIRMEEDIDAEIRDAMEAPPDQEAFRPRDQRRLCDFKNLDAMVREILGHCSCPSQFPMTKVSEGKYKVGETSTLIFIRVLRNHVMVRVGGGWDTLEHYLNKHDPCRCASPSHRLQPIKPSPKPNSNVRVSRAPSPGPYHFSEGPSTLRVPESTRLTDRRTAPAADSLMVNQNGLTVTPPNRTFNQTSAASKSEMTRPQGTPANPATRAEGMSKRSTQTPSPLAQGVHAGRTLLSRPRDRSEPRHSSPGRPRDSAAAGRPAGDRESVVARSGRARGPLCMSRTASDDVLMVSRQAGKHVIQRAGAQQDPNPGPPRRRSESSERSVGPRAEGPGRGAAHPSREPSRTSASGQHKAKAAGGEAGRGKEAVPLGRAPAEQWKKEAYKRSLRAKSPGPAAMTNMQAAHREAKCSTILPAKSKASAALARPSSPAPPASPARQPAPPARTWRRTPQALYYDNNQNLLSVCQDSHCHQPWDGRSHANHCPPSPTWEAEGPEGTLHSTRGFDSRHEHELYRSFEEEFLANTKLVPPPPADRGGGTAEIFPDANADQPMRKAEQKAIDSAYCSTTSSTSSLNVANKLPALSHPGERQREGAEKMPLGQSCSEGNVGEMQEGYGQVDHVDGVESNGGSPSVCPTSTVRTTVENVREPILSSPLGDHIYMMELNYHLHNVTSHTGAPAPEQEHQGVSPSESCPEAGDCSAVDRINPLNAEEDDPGHGNSEGSFVETSSESSINVQLTPHHKHAVQMRPKKGLKKPDRVPSMYKLKLRPKIRPRTDNRPEKRPSKIPTPVSCRQGLKAPRSPQNALQDSSHSRRKLKHRIILHNEELYSSREDLLPSPSSDERKTPPLHRDDGSWV